In Beutenbergia cavernae DSM 12333, the DNA window CGCTCACCCGCCGGCCTCGTGACGGCGTCGGAGCATCTGTTCGCCCGCCTCGACGTACGCCTCGAACAGGTCCGTGAGATCCACCAGGCGGGTCGCCACCCGATCGTCGTCGGCCAGGGCCTGACCGCTGCGCAGGGTCCGGATGAACGCCCTGGACCGCTCATGGCTGGCGGCGAGCAGCTGCTCGAACCCTCCGGCGGCCTCGACGAGCAGTCGCCGGCTGCCCGGCTGCGGGATCGTGCGGGCGAGTCCCCAGGCGACGAGCTCGCGGACCGAGGTGCTGACGGCGCCCGGGCTGAGCCCGAGGTCCGCCCCGATCTCCTGGAAGGAGGTGGCCTCGGACTGGAGCAGCAGGTATCCGTAGGTGCGGCCCGTGGCGCGCGGCAGCTGCCAGGTGGCCAGCATGTCGCCCATCGCCTGAGAGAACGTCAGCTGTTCCTCGGTCACGCGCGCGACCTCCCCGACTCCGTGCGGTCGGCCCATCCCCCGGAGAGGAGGTCGACCAGCGTGTCCGAGACCGCCGTCGGGGCGTCCAGCGTGACGACGTGCCCAGCCCTGGGTATCACGTGCTCCGGGACCCCCTCGGCCCCGGCCCATCGCGGCATGGCTGCCCCGATGTTTCCCGTGCGGTCCTGCTCTCCGCGCAGGAGCGCCAGCGGCACCGGCGTCCGATAGCCCGGTTCCGGCCGTACGAGCGAGGCAGTCGCGCGCCACACGTCCAGGAACGTCGTCTTCGGCATGCGCGCGAAGGTCGCCTCGATCGCGGCGATGGCGGCGGGAGTGACAGATGAGGCGCGGGCCATGATCCCGGGAAGGCGCGCGGCTGGGACGGTGCGGAGCATCGGTGCGGCCGCGCGCAGCAGCCACCGTTCGACGGCGCTGAGCGGCCCGGCGTTCCAGGTGGAGTCGACGACGACGAGGCCGCCGAGCCGGCCGGGGTCGCGGCGCACGAGCGCCTGAGCCAGGTTGCCCCCGAGGGAGTGGCCCACGATCACGGGCTTCCGCAGGCCGAGGAGGTCGAGCAGGGCGGCGACGTCGCCCAGCGCGGCTTCTGCCGTGAAGCGTTCACCGGCGTCGAGCGCCGACGCACCGTGCGCACGCAGGTCCAGTACGACGACGCGGTGGCCCTTCGCATGCAACGCCAGCCCCTGCTCCGCAAACATCTCGTGGTCCAGGCCCGCGCCGTGGACGAGGACGACGGCGCGCCGCTCCCCCGGCAGGTCGGCGAAGTGGATGAGAGTGCCGGGTCGCGGCATCGTCCCGTCGAGATTTAGCATTCTCTAAATATAGATCACGAGGAGGCCGGTGCGGTGCTCGCCGCGGAGACGGCGGGCCGCGCTGACCCGGTGCGGACCAGGTCAGTCCTGGGGCGGTCGCCGCATCTGCTTGATCCCGGACCGACGCTTCTTCGCGTCGATGCGCCGTGCCACCGACCCACGCGTCGGCCGCGTGGCCCGACGGCGCGGTCCGGGCGGGGCGAGCGCGTCGGCGACGAGGGCGGCGAGCCGGGAGCGGGCGGCGTCGCGATTGCGCAGCTGGGCGCGGTGCTCGGACGCCACGACGGTCAGCACTCCCCCGGCCATGCGCCGTCCCAGTCGTTCGACGATCCGGTCACGCTGCACTTCGGTGAGGACATGCGAGGCCGTGACGTCCCATGACAGCTCGACGCGCGAGTCCGCCGTGTTCACGCCCTGACCGCCCGGACCCGACGAACGCGAGAACCGCCAGGACAGCTCCGCCTCCGGGATGGCCAGGGCGTTCGTCACCCGCAGGCCGGGTCGAGCGTGTGCGGGCATTCGCCCATCATCCGGCAGATGCCGCCGGCGCCGGGTCAGCGCTCCACGGGCCACGACCTTCCGGAGCTGGTCGATGTCACATCCGACGGGGCTACGGCGTCACACGGGTGAAGGCGAGAGGAGACAGAGGAGACGATGACGAGGATCCTGATCGTGGGCGGCGGCTATGCAGGCCTCTACACGGCGTGGACGCTCGAGAGATTGCTGAGGAGGGGCGAGGCGAAGGTCACCGTCCTCGACCCGCGCCCCTACATGACGTATCAGCCGTTCCTGCCCGAGGTGGCGTCGGGAGCGATCGAGGCGCGGCACGCCGTCGTCCCGCTCCGCCGGCACCTGCGCCGCACCCGCGTGGTGGCCGGTGCGGCGCGGCGGATCGACCACGCGCACCGCACGGTGCACGCCGTCGGCCCGGACGGTCAGGCGCTCACGTTCCCGTACGACGTCGTCGTGGTGACGGCCGGCGCCGTCACGCGCACGTTCCCGATCCCCGGCCTGCTGGACGAGGCGATCGGCCTGAAGAACGTGGAGGAAGCGGTGGCGATCCGGGACCGGCTCCTCACCGCCTTCGATAGGGCGGCGGCGCTGCCGGACGGCCCGGAGCGGGCGCGGCTGCTCACGGTGACGTTCGTCGGCGGCGGGTTCTCGGGCGTCGAGGGCTTCGCGGAGACGCTGTCGCTCGCGACCGAGCTGCTGGCCTACTACCCGGAGCTACGCCGCGAGGAGCTGGCGTTCCACCTCGTCGAGGCGCAGGGCCGCATCCTGCCGGAGGTGACCGAGCGTCCCGGGCGGTGGGTGGTGAAGCACCTGCGTTCGCGGGGCGGCATCGTCCACCTGGGCGCGAAGCTGGTCTCGGCCGTCGGCGGTCATGTCGAGCTGTCGACCGGCGAGGAGTTCGACTCCGAGCTCATCGTGTGGACGGCGGGCAACGCCGCGAACCCGGTGGTCGCGAAGCACACGGACCTGCCGGTGGACACGCGCGGCTACCTCCTCACGCGGCCGGACCTGCGTCTGGGCTCGGTGGACGAGCCGGTGCCGGACGCGTGGGCGGCCGGCGACGACGCCGCGATCCCCGACCTGGCTCTCGGCGGCGCGTCGTTCACCGTGCCGAACGCGCAGCACGCCGTGCGGCAGGCGCGTCTGCTCGCGGCGAACGTGGTCGCGACGCTGCGCGGGCTGCCGACCCGCGACTACGAGCACCCGTCGCTCGGCGTCGTCGCGACGCTCGGGCGCGGCCACGGGATCTTCCAGTTCAAGCGGCTGGTGATCACCGGCTGGCCGGCGTGGGCGCTGCACCGCGGGTACCACGTGCTGGCGGTCCCGACGTGGGAGCGCAAGCTGCGGGTGCTGCTCGACTGGCTGCCGGCGCTCGCCGGACGGCGTGACCCGGCGTCGCTCGCCGCGGTCAGCAGGCCGCGGGAGGCGTTCAGGCGGGGCGGCACCCCGCCGCCGGAGCGGTCGGACGCGCCGACGTCGCTCGTGGCCTGACGGGTCGGCGCCACCGTGGGCGTCTCTGCGGGTCGCGAGTCCGAGCGGTGGACGGGCACCTGCACGACTCCCGCGGAGGGAGCTCGCACGTCGGCCGTGTTCGTGTGAACGAGTGGCGAGCGCCGCTGTCGCACGTCAGGCCTGACCGCGTGTTTCCTGCAGCCCCGATACGGATGGGGGACGGCGAGGGCGAGTCCGGACTGACCTACGGCGGCGTCTACGTCGCCGCCGAACACGCCCGCCTGCTGCTCGAGCTCGGCGACCTGCGGTTCACCGGGTACGTCGGGCCTCAGGAGGGCTCCTGGGTGCTCGCGATCGCTGGCAACCCGCTCGGACCTGTGGCGCGCGGGAAGCGCCACGTCGCCGACCTCGCCCGTGACCTCGGCGCCAGGCCCCGCCACCGCCCGGCGTCTGCCGCGTTCCGTCTCCTCGGCCTCGATCTGCGCGACCGCATCGCCCTTGGCGCCCGGACTCAGGCTCGGGTCAAGGTCCGCAATCCGGAGCTCGATCCGCTCCGGCACGGACTTGTAGGGGGGGAACGCATGACCGAGCGGGTTGCCGGTGATCGGGTCGCGGCTCATTCCCATCAGGAGCTGGAGCTGGGCCTCCGATGCCCGATCACCGACCGCGAGTTGGCCCTTGCCAAGCGAGACGACTCCGGAACCGAGCCATTGGCCCGGTGGTCTTCCCGCTTCGTAGTAGCGCGTCAGCGGAGTAGGGAGGGTTCCGTCCCCGTCTGCGGCCGCGGCGGTGCGCAGCAGGTACTTGTAGCCATCGCCCGCACTCATCACGCGCATCGAACCGTCACAACGCCTAGGTGCGAGGCACGCAGCCCAGCCGTCTGCGATGCTGGGCATATGACCCAGGGGCCACGCGTCAGCTTGAACGATGTCACAGATGCGCAGCGTCTGGCTCTACGTCGGGCTGCGCGTAACGGCGAGTATCACTTACTGCTCGGCGCCGGGGCAAGCATGGACTCGACATCACACACTGGGGTTTCGCTTCCGGGTAGCAAAAAGCTGATTCAACAGCTATGCGATGCGTTCGACGTGCCCAATGAGCAGGGGGATCTACTCTGGCGGATCTACGATCGCGCTGTCGAGGCTGCCGGCGAATCACGCGTGTACTCGTGGTTTAGGGAGCGCTTCTGGGGTGTCAAGCACCCATACTGGATGGAGTACTACGCGAGAAGCCCGTGGGCAACCGTCTGGACCCTCAACGTCGACGACACATTCGAATCTGCGCACACCGCGGTTGCGAAGGAAACAAGTCGGCAAGTTCAGGTCTTGAACTGGGATGACAGCTTCCGTCAGGGTCGAAGTCTCAATGTCGTCCATCTTCACGGTGTGGTCGATACCGAGGACCCCAGGAAGCTCGTGTTCTCCCTGAGTGAGTACGCAGTCTCGGCGGCGTCTAGGGCGGCTTGGCCGGTCAACTTCCACGACTCGTATGGAAACTCACCATTCGTGATTCTCGGCGCGCGGCTAAGAGATGAACCTGACATCGAGAGCGTCGTATCGCGCCGTCATCCGACCCACGCTGCCCCCAGTTTCTACGTCGCCAGAACGATCTCGCGTGCGATGCACGCGGACTTGACGCGGTGGGGCCTCATCCCGGTTGAGATGACCGCTGAGGACTTTGTTCTTGAATGGGGTGAGCTTACGGGCCTTGACCTCGAACATGACCTGGGCGCAGAGCTTGAACTCGGCATTCGTATCGGCCAGCAGTTCACTGAACTCAAGTCAACCTCATCGCCCGTACCAGCAGGACACGATTTCCTTGGCGGCGACGAACCCCACTGGACCGATATTCAGAACGGCCTAGCAGCCGAGCTTGAATGGGTTACCAAGGCGACACTCGACTGCAATCAGATTGGTCGGTCCCTTCAGAAATCAACGGTCATCGCGTATACCGGAAGGCGCCTAACGGGTCGCTCTACGGGCCTACTTCAGCTCGGCGAGCATCTTAGGAAGGCTTCTTGGAGGACATTTCGGTTCCGCCATGAGGGGCGTATCGACGTCGAGGCACTCCTCGCCTTCGCTGCGGACGGGAAGGCATTGGCTCTCCTCTTCGACGGCGCGGCCGACATCGCGGACGACTTGGATCGACTTGCGACGGAGGCACGTCTCTCCGGAGCAAGCGTCGCCTGCGTGGTCGTCGACGATTCCGCTCGCGAATCCAACATCCTCGGACGGATCAGCGGCTCCAATCTTGCTCACGCACGGGTCGCCGGGATCAACGGCCGCCTGTCAAGGACCGATGCGGCTCGACTAGTTGACACGCTAGAACGGGTGGGCAGACTCGGGATACTCGAAGGACGCCCGGACCCCGCGCGCTTGGCGCACTTTAAGGGCCACGACCTGTTTGATGCGATGGCTCAACTCGAGAACGCACCAGGATTCGGGCGGCGGGTCGAACATCTTGTCCAAGAGCTGAAGGACACCCAGGCGCTCAGAGCCACTCTTGTCGCGTCATATGCGTCTCTCGTGAATCGTCGCCTATTGGTCATTGACGCCAGCAGAATGATCGGGATCAACAGCGACGAGCTAGTTAGGCGGATTCAAGACGATCCGCGCCTTGCGTCTCTTGTCTCGACCGACGGCACCGACGTACGAACTCGCCATCGCTGGCTGGCGCTACAGCCCACAGTCGAACGCATGGGTATCGATAGCGCCGCCGAGATGCTGCGAAATGCGGTTCGAAGCGTTTCATCCAGGCTAAACCAGAAGAGTCTGCGGGAGCGCAATCCAACCGCCCTTCTAGTTGGCAGTTTCATGTCACATCGAAACCTGAACGAAGCTTTTCCTGGCGCAGATCTCGATTCTTGGTACACATCGCTCGTTGACGTGTTCGGGTCCTGGAGCGCGAGGTACTGGGAACAGCGAGCGATCCTCGCACGACGAAACTCTCGATCCGACGCAAATTTGCTCGCCAAGGCGGAGTCTTTTTCACTCCGCGCAACTGAGCTTGTCGCCGATACATACAGCTTTACAACCCTAGGCACGGTTCTTCTGGAGAAGGCTTCACGCGTCCCGTTCGATGTCCATACCTACTACGAGCGCGGGTTGAGCGCTTTTGAGCGTGCCGCATCGCTGGACGCGTCGAGCAGCAACGTTGTTACGTGGATCGCCTTCCTCCGATATGCGACAAAAGTGCTCGAACGTATCTCCTCTGATCACTCCAAGGGCGTCGGTGCGCCGGATCTTGAAGACCTCTGGGGCACCGTGCGCGGCGACTGGAGGCGCACGTATGCGCAGCTGGCCCTTCTTGGGACAGCGAGTGATCACGTCAAGCGCGACCTGCAGAAGCTTCGACAGGACTTCGAGTCGCTTCCGTTGCCACCCGACCCCGACGACGGTTCTTCTCCGGATAGCGCCGGCGGGTAGGTAGCCCGCGCTTCAACCTCGACCTGCAAGGGCGTGATCGCTCCGAGGGCGGGCGGGCGTGACGCAGATCGGCCCTGGCCTGACTACTGGCAGCGGGTGCACCCTGACATGCCGTCAGCGGGACATCGGCGCCGGCTGTGCGAGGTCGTGCACCTGGCAGGTGATCAGCCCGGCGATGGGCTCCATGAGGGGCTCGGGTCCGGGGGCACCGAACCGCCGGAGCCCTCATGCACAACTCCCCGGACCGCGACGACGGTCCACTCCGGGTCGGACCGCTGTTCTCCGGCCGCGGCGGGCTCGACCTCGCCGTCGAGCACGTCTTTAGCGCCGAGACCATCTGGTTCTCCGAACTCAACGAAACCGTCGCCCGCATCTTCGGCCGTCACTGGCCCGACGCGCCGAACCTTGGCGACATCACCGCCATGGACAGGCGCGCAGCGGCACCCGTGGACATTCTCACCGGCGTGTTCCCCTGCCAATTCGTCCTCACAGTCGGACAGCGCGCCGGTCTCACACCCTGCGCCGCGTCCGGACTCTGGTCCAACATGGCCGCCGCATTCGCGGCACTACAACCCAAGCTCGTGGTGATCGAGAACGTCCGCGGGCTGCTGTCCACCACCGCCGCCCAGCGCGCCACACTGGAAGGCACAGGACATGAACGACGCAACCCCGACAATGC includes these proteins:
- a CDS encoding GbsR/MarR family transcriptional regulator, with translation MTEEQLTFSQAMGDMLATWQLPRATGRTYGYLLLQSEATSFQEIGADLGLSPGAVSTSVRELVAWGLARTIPQPGSRRLLVEAAGGFEQLLAASHERSRAFIRTLRSGQALADDDRVATRLVDLTDLFEAYVEAGEQMLRRRHEAGG
- a CDS encoding alpha/beta fold hydrolase — encoded protein: MLNLDGTMPRPGTLIHFADLPGERRAVVLVHGAGLDHEMFAEQGLALHAKGHRVVVLDLRAHGASALDAGERFTAEAALGDVAALLDLLGLRKPVIVGHSLGGNLAQALVRRDPGRLGGLVVVDSTWNAGPLSAVERWLLRAAAPMLRTVPAARLPGIMARASSVTPAAIAAIEATFARMPKTTFLDVWRATASLVRPEPGYRTPVPLALLRGEQDRTGNIGAAMPRWAGAEGVPEHVIPRAGHVVTLDAPTAVSDTLVDLLSGGWADRTESGRSRA
- the arfB gene encoding alternative ribosome rescue aminoacyl-tRNA hydrolase ArfB, translating into MPAHARPGLRVTNALAIPEAELSWRFSRSSGPGGQGVNTADSRVELSWDVTASHVLTEVQRDRIVERLGRRMAGGVLTVVASEHRAQLRNRDAARSRLAALVADALAPPGPRRRATRPTRGSVARRIDAKKRRSGIKQMRRPPQD
- a CDS encoding NAD(P)/FAD-dependent oxidoreductase — translated: MTRILIVGGGYAGLYTAWTLERLLRRGEAKVTVLDPRPYMTYQPFLPEVASGAIEARHAVVPLRRHLRRTRVVAGAARRIDHAHRTVHAVGPDGQALTFPYDVVVVTAGAVTRTFPIPGLLDEAIGLKNVEEAVAIRDRLLTAFDRAAALPDGPERARLLTVTFVGGGFSGVEGFAETLSLATELLAYYPELRREELAFHLVEAQGRILPEVTERPGRWVVKHLRSRGGIVHLGAKLVSAVGGHVELSTGEEFDSELIVWTAGNAANPVVAKHTDLPVDTRGYLLTRPDLRLGSVDEPVPDAWAAGDDAAIPDLALGGASFTVPNAQHAVRQARLLAANVVATLRGLPTRDYEHPSLGVVATLGRGHGIFQFKRLVITGWPAWALHRGYHVLAVPTWERKLRVLLDWLPALAGRRDPASLAAVSRPREAFRRGGTPPPERSDAPTSLVA
- a CDS encoding SIR2 family protein; translation: MEYYARSPWATVWTLNVDDTFESAHTAVAKETSRQVQVLNWDDSFRQGRSLNVVHLHGVVDTEDPRKLVFSLSEYAVSAASRAAWPVNFHDSYGNSPFVILGARLRDEPDIESVVSRRHPTHAAPSFYVARTISRAMHADLTRWGLIPVEMTAEDFVLEWGELTGLDLEHDLGAELELGIRIGQQFTELKSTSSPVPAGHDFLGGDEPHWTDIQNGLAAELEWVTKATLDCNQIGRSLQKSTVIAYTGRRLTGRSTGLLQLGEHLRKASWRTFRFRHEGRIDVEALLAFAADGKALALLFDGAADIADDLDRLATEARLSGASVACVVVDDSARESNILGRISGSNLAHARVAGINGRLSRTDAARLVDTLERVGRLGILEGRPDPARLAHFKGHDLFDAMAQLENAPGFGRRVEHLVQELKDTQALRATLVASYASLVNRRLLVIDASRMIGINSDELVRRIQDDPRLASLVSTDGTDVRTRHRWLALQPTVERMGIDSAAEMLRNAVRSVSSRLNQKSLRERNPTALLVGSFMSHRNLNEAFPGADLDSWYTSLVDVFGSWSARYWEQRAILARRNSRSDANLLAKAESFSLRATELVADTYSFTTLGTVLLEKASRVPFDVHTYYERGLSAFERAASLDASSSNVVTWIAFLRYATKVLERISSDHSKGVGAPDLEDLWGTVRGDWRRTYAQLALLGTASDHVKRDLQKLRQDFESLPLPPDPDDGSSPDSAGG